One genomic window of Rhodoligotrophos defluvii includes the following:
- a CDS encoding branched-chain amino acid ABC transporter substrate-binding protein: MTNCIARGLVASRRSALALMAAAAVFTAAPGVDKATAQETIKLGFIGPLSGGNAPQGLGARNGFLLAIEQANASGYPYKVEPVVLDDASDPQTGVSAALKLVNDRDVVAAIGHWNSPVALATIPVFNRAQMPFIIWGAISPKITEMNLPVVTRVTPTLVNENKPLAEWAAKDLGAKKIAIISDTSDYGKANTQWFGQFYRDAGGEVVASEAFPVGTTDFRAVLTRIKSLSPDAVYFGGVITEAGILRKQMIELGLNVPMIGISGFYDPEFIKIAGDAAEGTMVSYPKSQSNAKYDKMNADYEARKFAEPQSPYTKYAYDATNILLEVIRANGPKDKAALAKAIRNISYDGVLGTTTFDEQGQTQIPVEIQIKEVKGGAWTDHK; the protein is encoded by the coding sequence ATGACAAATTGCATCGCGCGTGGCCTGGTCGCCTCGCGGCGTTCGGCTCTGGCGCTCATGGCGGCCGCAGCGGTTTTCACTGCAGCGCCTGGCGTAGACAAAGCAACAGCGCAGGAAACCATCAAGCTGGGCTTCATAGGGCCGCTGAGCGGCGGTAACGCGCCCCAGGGTCTCGGTGCCCGCAACGGTTTTCTGCTGGCCATCGAGCAGGCGAATGCCTCGGGTTATCCTTACAAGGTAGAGCCGGTGGTGTTGGACGACGCGTCCGACCCGCAAACCGGCGTGAGCGCCGCACTGAAGCTGGTCAATGACCGGGATGTGGTGGCCGCCATAGGCCATTGGAACAGCCCGGTTGCGCTGGCCACGATCCCGGTCTTCAACCGGGCGCAGATGCCGTTCATCATCTGGGGTGCGATCAGCCCCAAGATCACCGAGATGAACCTGCCAGTGGTCACCCGCGTAACGCCGACCCTGGTGAACGAGAACAAGCCCTTGGCCGAGTGGGCTGCCAAGGACCTCGGCGCCAAGAAGATCGCCATCATTTCCGACACCAGCGACTATGGCAAAGCCAATACCCAGTGGTTCGGCCAGTTCTATAGGGATGCCGGCGGCGAGGTGGTGGCGAGCGAAGCCTTCCCCGTCGGCACCACCGATTTTCGCGCCGTGCTCACCCGCATCAAGTCCTTATCGCCCGATGCTGTCTATTTCGGCGGCGTGATCACCGAAGCAGGCATCCTGCGCAAGCAGATGATCGAGCTGGGCCTCAACGTGCCGATGATCGGCATTTCCGGCTTCTATGACCCGGAATTCATCAAGATCGCTGGCGATGCGGCCGAAGGCACCATGGTCAGCTACCCCAAGTCGCAAAGCAACGCCAAATACGACAAGATGAACGCGGACTACGAGGCGCGCAAATTCGCCGAGCCGCAAAGCCCCTATACCAAATACGCCTATGACGCGACCAACATCCTGCTGGAGGTGATCCGCGCCAACGGCCCGAAGGACAAGGCAGCGCTGGCCAAGGCAATCCGCAATATCAGCTATGACGGCGTGCTCGGCACCACCACCTTCGATGAGCAAGGCCAGACCCAGATCCCGGTCGAGATCCAGATCAAGGAGGTGAAGGGCGGCGCCTGGACCGATCACAAGTGA
- a CDS encoding branched-chain amino acid ABC transporter permease produces MSGILVQQLLNWLTLGCIYALIAVGFSLLFGVLKVIHFSHGDVALVAPFFALAIVQAMISSAAGTIDPASLIIGCVVAIMLTGLLGVLLDWLVIRRFRYAPPMMALVATVALGTVLREAVRHLFPNGSNPHAFPHLATSRIALPGLGEVPTFSVLVIVASVLAVALLFFILHRTTLGVRIRAVSQDLEAARLMAIDPSRIFWATFFIASAIGAVGGLFFASYAGVVRFDFGIQAGLIGFSAAVVGGLGSMVGAIIGSLLIAGLDTIVQATIPDGTSYRLVFAFLLVILVLVFKPSGLLGRVIVEKV; encoded by the coding sequence ATGAGCGGAATTCTCGTACAGCAGTTGCTGAACTGGCTGACGCTCGGCTGCATCTATGCGTTGATTGCAGTCGGCTTCAGCCTGCTATTCGGCGTGCTCAAGGTCATTCACTTCTCCCATGGCGACGTGGCGCTGGTGGCGCCCTTCTTCGCGCTGGCCATCGTGCAGGCCATGATCAGCTCGGCGGCGGGCACGATCGATCCGGCGAGCCTGATCATCGGCTGCGTGGTTGCCATCATGCTGACGGGCTTGCTGGGCGTGCTGCTCGACTGGCTGGTGATCCGCCGGTTCCGCTATGCCCCGCCAATGATGGCCCTTGTGGCCACGGTGGCGCTGGGAACGGTGTTGCGCGAGGCGGTGCGCCACCTGTTCCCCAATGGCAGCAATCCCCATGCCTTTCCGCATCTGGCCACGAGCCGGATTGCCCTGCCCGGCCTGGGCGAGGTGCCTACCTTCAGCGTGCTGGTGATCGTGGCATCCGTGCTGGCCGTGGCGCTGTTGTTCTTCATCCTGCACAGAACGACCCTGGGCGTGCGCATCCGCGCCGTATCGCAGGACCTCGAGGCGGCCCGCCTGATGGCCATTGACCCGAGCCGCATCTTTTGGGCCACCTTCTTCATCGCCTCCGCGATCGGCGCCGTCGGTGGCCTGTTCTTCGCGAGCTATGCCGGCGTGGTTCGGTTCGACTTCGGCATCCAGGCTGGGCTGATCGGGTTTTCCGCAGCGGTGGTGGGCGGTCTCGGCAGCATGGTGGGCGCCATTATCGGCAGCCTGTTGATCGCCGGGCTTGATACCATCGTGCAGGCGACCATACCGGATGGCACCTCTTACAGGCTGGTATTCGCTTTCCTGCTGGTCATCCTGGTGCTGGTGTTCAAGCCGTCCGGGCTGTTGGGCCGCGTAATCGTCGAGAAGGTCTGA
- a CDS encoding branched-chain amino acid ABC transporter permease, which translates to MSMASNTASTAVSRRPAAVDLVTVAGLELGAAAFLRQFLVAEDWRVIVAILAVMGAGFGLLQWRPQIEQRIIDSFARYRVFAIVLGVAIAIAAPVTMADNSYALHLLILALLYAVLALALNFQLGSANIPNFATGASYGIGAYASALVAIHFGVSFWLALPFAAFVATVFGFLLGIPSMRTRESYLALVTIAFGVVIHQLLNNFEWTGGPNGLVGIPAPTLFGHSFASPIEIFGLSLPSQVNFYYLSALLVVVAIVSAHRLHASRVGLAWNALRADELAARCQGINVTWYKVLAFAVDAFLAAFAGTIYAFYVSFISPDNFTFLVSVTIMTMVIVGGMDNILGVIVGAFLLTLLPEKLRVFSDYRILFFGVVVILFLIIRPQGLFPQRLRRYGSEA; encoded by the coding sequence ATGTCCATGGCATCGAATACGGCCTCAACCGCAGTGAGCCGCCGTCCGGCGGCGGTCGACCTTGTGACTGTGGCCGGCCTGGAACTCGGGGCGGCGGCCTTCCTTCGCCAGTTCCTGGTGGCGGAGGACTGGCGGGTGATCGTGGCGATCCTGGCGGTGATGGGCGCCGGCTTCGGCCTGCTGCAATGGCGGCCGCAGATCGAGCAGCGGATCATCGACAGCTTCGCTCGCTATAGGGTTTTCGCCATCGTTCTGGGTGTAGCCATCGCGATCGCTGCGCCCGTAACCATGGCTGACAACAGCTACGCCCTGCATCTGCTGATCCTCGCCCTGCTCTATGCGGTGCTGGCGCTCGCCCTCAATTTCCAGCTGGGCAGCGCCAATATCCCGAACTTCGCCACTGGCGCCTCCTATGGCATCGGCGCCTATGCCTCGGCGCTGGTGGCCATCCATTTCGGGGTGAGTTTCTGGCTGGCCCTGCCCTTCGCTGCTTTCGTGGCCACCGTTTTCGGGTTCCTGCTCGGCATCCCGTCGATGCGCACCCGGGAGAGCTATTTGGCCCTGGTGACCATCGCCTTTGGCGTGGTGATCCATCAGTTGCTCAACAACTTCGAGTGGACGGGCGGTCCGAACGGCCTGGTGGGCATTCCGGCGCCGACCCTGTTCGGCCATTCCTTCGCGTCTCCCATCGAGATCTTCGGGCTGTCGCTGCCCTCGCAGGTGAACTTCTATTACCTCTCCGCACTCCTGGTCGTGGTGGCGATCGTCTCGGCCCATCGGCTGCATGCAAGCCGGGTGGGGCTTGCCTGGAACGCCTTGCGCGCTGACGAGCTGGCGGCGCGCTGTCAAGGCATCAACGTCACCTGGTACAAGGTGCTGGCCTTCGCCGTGGATGCCTTCCTCGCCGCCTTCGCCGGCACGATCTACGCCTTTTATGTGAGCTTCATCTCGCCGGACAACTTCACTTTCCTGGTCTCGGTGACGATCATGACCATGGTGATCGTGGGGGGCATGGACAACATTCTCGGCGTGATCGTCGGCGCGTTCCTGTTGACGCTGCTGCCAGAGAAGCTGCGGGTGTTCTCGGACTATCGCATCCTGTTCTTCGGGGTGGTGGTGATCCTGTTCCTGATCATCCGGCCGCAGGGCCTGTTCCCGCAGCGGCTCAGGCGATACGGGAGCGAGGCATGA
- a CDS encoding ABC transporter ATP-binding protein, whose amino-acid sequence MTAGVVLSGRGLTVRFGGLVALDSVDFEASRGEILGIIGPNGAGKSTLFNLITGIYKPTAGEVRLENQVLNGVPTYRITAMGIARTFQSSRLFSDLSVLDNVIIGMHTRTRCGVLDALFRPSVSRRELDGAAEQAGELLKAVSAGLYAQRNRPASELAQADRRRLEIARALASNPKVLLLDEPSSGMDDRDTDALIADIRAIAAHRPELAIMIIEHDMRLVAELPHRVMVIDYGQKIADGQFADIRLMPRVQEAYLGRKAAHA is encoded by the coding sequence ATGACCGCGGGGGTCGTGCTTTCCGGCCGCGGCCTGACGGTGCGCTTCGGCGGGCTGGTGGCGCTCGATTCCGTGGATTTCGAGGCGTCGCGTGGCGAGATCCTCGGCATCATCGGCCCAAACGGGGCGGGAAAGTCCACCCTGTTCAACCTGATCACCGGCATCTACAAGCCTACCGCCGGTGAGGTGCGGCTGGAAAACCAGGTGCTGAACGGCGTGCCCACCTACCGCATCACCGCCATGGGCATCGCGCGCACCTTCCAGTCGAGCCGGCTGTTCTCCGATCTGAGCGTGCTCGACAACGTCATCATCGGCATGCATACGCGCACCCGCTGCGGCGTGCTCGATGCCCTGTTCCGTCCCAGCGTCTCGCGCCGCGAGCTGGATGGTGCGGCCGAGCAGGCGGGCGAGCTGCTCAAGGCCGTGTCGGCCGGGCTCTACGCGCAAAGGAACCGGCCGGCCTCCGAGCTGGCGCAGGCGGACCGGCGGCGGCTGGAGATCGCCCGGGCGCTGGCCTCCAACCCCAAGGTGCTGCTGCTGGATGAACCCTCCTCGGGCATGGATGATCGCGATACGGACGCGCTGATCGCCGATATCCGCGCCATTGCCGCGCACCGGCCCGAGCTTGCCATCATGATCATCGAGCATGACATGCGCCTGGTGGCGGAGCTACCGCACCGGGTCATGGTAATCGACTACGGCCAGAAGATCGCGGACGGCCAGTTCGCCGATATCCGGCTGATGCCGCGGGTGCAGGAAGCCTATCTCGGACGGAAGGCCGCCCATGCTTGA
- a CDS encoding ABC transporter ATP-binding protein: protein MLELARVSTNYGVVPMLREVSFKVGSGELVCLLGPNGAGKTTTFRAVSGLLPLADGRIEVFGTDLGTLRTESLAGRGIGFVPEGRRLFPELTVRENIKLGFDASRSSANFEERLAAMAKLFPRISERIGQQAGTLSGGEQAMVALARALVGAPKLVIMDEPSLGLSPKLIDEYFETVAEINRQGTTILLIEQNAERALSIAHRGYLLVKGRIAAAGTAEELLGNDVVRKLYL from the coding sequence ATGCTTGAGCTTGCCCGGGTCAGCACGAATTATGGCGTGGTACCGATGCTGCGCGAGGTGTCCTTCAAGGTCGGCTCCGGCGAACTCGTGTGCCTTCTGGGGCCGAACGGGGCAGGAAAGACCACCACCTTCCGGGCCGTGTCCGGCCTGTTGCCGCTGGCGGACGGCCGGATCGAGGTGTTCGGTACCGATCTTGGTACTCTGCGTACGGAATCGCTGGCCGGCCGCGGCATCGGCTTCGTGCCGGAAGGGCGGCGGCTGTTCCCGGAGCTGACGGTGCGGGAGAACATCAAGCTGGGCTTCGACGCTTCCCGCAGCAGCGCCAATTTCGAGGAACGGCTCGCGGCGATGGCCAAGCTTTTCCCGCGGATCAGCGAGCGCATCGGCCAGCAGGCGGGCACCCTGTCCGGCGGCGAGCAGGCCATGGTGGCGCTGGCCCGGGCGCTCGTCGGCGCGCCCAAGCTGGTGATCATGGACGAGCCCTCCCTCGGCCTCTCGCCGAAGCTGATTGACGAGTATTTCGAGACAGTTGCGGAGATCAACCGGCAGGGCACCACCATCCTGCTCATCGAGCAGAACGCCGAGCGGGCGCTGTCGATCGCCCATCGTGGCTATCTGCTGGTCAAGGGCCGCATCGCCGCCGCCGGCACCGCGGAAGAGCTGCTCGGCAACGACGTCGTGCGCAAGCTCTATCTGTGA
- a CDS encoding NAD(P)/FAD-dependent oxidoreductase: MSTRVVIIGAGFGGLACAGKLAGSRAEVILIDRLNHHLFQPLLYQVATAALSPADIAEPVRKIFRRHGNIRVMMDEVTGIDLGRKEVWLSIAAPVPYDVLVVSTGSGYGYFDHDEWARHAPGLKTLEDARTIRARLLKCFELADLTDDPAYREALMTSVIIGGGPTGVEMAGSIAELCRWTLAGEFSRIDPRQARVLLVEAGPRILSGFPEHLSAYAEKALANLGVTVRTDTRVTDVRADGVSLGDEFVPSGSIVWAAGVIASPAASWLELHTNRSGQIPVAEDLSVPGLRDVYVIGDTALFMQDGQPLPGLAQVAKQQGQHLGKGLRRRIEQGVALPPFRFRNRGNTAVIGRHAAVFDFGRWQMKGRLAWLLWAMVHVYLLVGFEKRLLVSLQWLWRYFTGARGARLISAPLTREQAHEMSDVAAPRKSGAMGRR; this comes from the coding sequence ATGAGCACGAGGGTTGTTATCATCGGAGCGGGTTTCGGGGGGCTCGCCTGTGCGGGGAAGCTCGCTGGCTCCCGCGCTGAAGTCATCCTGATCGACAGGCTGAACCACCACCTGTTCCAGCCGCTTCTCTATCAGGTGGCCACGGCCGCCCTGTCGCCGGCCGATATTGCCGAGCCGGTCAGGAAGATCTTTCGGCGCCACGGGAACATCAGGGTCATGATGGACGAGGTGACGGGCATAGACCTCGGCCGCAAAGAGGTGTGGTTGTCCATAGCCGCGCCGGTGCCCTACGACGTGCTGGTCGTCTCGACGGGCTCGGGCTACGGCTATTTCGACCATGACGAGTGGGCCCGCCATGCGCCGGGCCTCAAGACCCTGGAAGACGCCCGCACCATACGCGCCCGGCTGCTCAAATGCTTCGAGCTGGCCGATCTCACCGACGATCCGGCTTACCGCGAGGCGCTGATGACGTCGGTGATCATCGGCGGCGGGCCGACGGGGGTGGAGATGGCCGGATCCATTGCCGAGCTCTGCCGGTGGACCCTGGCCGGCGAGTTCAGTCGGATCGATCCCCGGCAGGCCCGTGTGCTGCTGGTCGAGGCCGGCCCGCGCATCCTTTCCGGCTTCCCCGAGCATTTGTCGGCCTATGCGGAAAAGGCCCTCGCCAACCTGGGTGTGACGGTGCGCACCGATACCCGGGTCACCGATGTGCGGGCGGACGGGGTCAGCCTCGGCGACGAGTTCGTCCCCAGCGGCTCGATCGTGTGGGCCGCCGGCGTCATCGCCTCGCCTGCGGCCTCGTGGCTGGAGCTGCACACCAACCGCTCCGGCCAGATCCCCGTCGCGGAAGACCTGTCGGTCCCGGGGCTGAGGGACGTCTATGTGATCGGCGACACCGCGCTGTTCATGCAGGATGGCCAGCCGCTTCCGGGGCTGGCCCAGGTGGCCAAGCAGCAGGGCCAGCATCTCGGCAAGGGATTGCGCCGCCGCATCGAGCAGGGGGTGGCCCTGCCGCCCTTCCGCTTCCGCAATCGCGGCAACACCGCGGTCATCGGCCGCCATGCCGCCGTGTTCGATTTTGGCCGGTGGCAGATGAAGGGGCGCCTGGCTTGGCTGCTCTGGGCCATGGTTCACGTCTATCTGCTGGTCGGCTTCGAGAAGCGGCTGCTGGTCAGCCTGCAATGGCTTTGGCGCTATTTCACCGGCGCGCGGGGCGCACGGCTGATCAGCGCGCCGCTCACGCGCGAACAGGCCCACGAGATGTCGGATGTCGCCGCCCCCCGCAAGAGCGGGGCGATGGGCAGAAGGTGA
- a CDS encoding DUF2243 domain-containing protein: MAGFRRSVWAAYLLGFALGGFFDGILLHQILQWHHLLSLVEGVGDLRAQVIYDGLFHALMYVIGLAGLILLLGARQELRTLPGSGILVGSALIGFGAWHVADAVLSHWLLGIHRIKLDSPNPLLWDLFWFVLFGLLPIALGWQLRNQAQARGGPRPGAGTAASCLLVAAMGMGWWAALGPQEPRSAIVVFPSSVSDRAAMTAIAETDGRVLWLSGGIWAVTWNERMPPAVALYGRGAMLVSGRVLGAGCLAWLKA, encoded by the coding sequence ATGGCTGGTTTTCGCCGGTCGGTATGGGCGGCCTATCTCCTGGGCTTCGCGCTGGGTGGCTTCTTCGACGGCATCCTCCTTCACCAGATCCTGCAGTGGCACCATCTGCTGAGCCTCGTCGAGGGGGTGGGCGATCTCCGCGCGCAGGTCATCTATGACGGCTTGTTCCACGCCCTCATGTATGTGATCGGCCTGGCCGGCCTCATCCTGTTGCTCGGCGCGCGTCAGGAGCTCAGGACGCTGCCCGGGAGCGGCATCCTGGTCGGCAGCGCGCTGATCGGCTTTGGGGCCTGGCATGTCGCTGACGCGGTGCTCTCCCATTGGCTCCTCGGCATCCACCGCATCAAGCTCGACAGCCCAAATCCCTTGTTGTGGGACCTGTTCTGGTTCGTGCTCTTCGGCCTTTTGCCCATCGCCTTGGGGTGGCAGCTGCGCAATCAGGCCCAGGCGCGAGGGGGGCCGAGGCCCGGCGCCGGCACGGCAGCAAGCTGCCTCCTGGTTGCCGCGATGGGCATGGGCTGGTGGGCCGCGCTTGGCCCGCAGGAACCTCGCAGCGCGATCGTTGTGTTCCCAAGCAGTGTGAGCGACCGCGCTGCCATGACCGCCATCGCCGAGACCGACGGCCGGGTGCTGTGGCTCTCGGGCGGCATCTGGGCGGTGACCTGGAACGAGCGAATGCCGCCGGCGGTGGCGCTTTACGGACGCGGCGCCATGCTGGTCAGCGGTCGGGTCTTGGGGGCGGGCTGCCTTGCCTGGTTGAAAGCGTGA
- a CDS encoding DUF4142 domain-containing protein translates to MVIAKWFGGIWLGLLFAIGPAWAEMSDREFMAAAIQINLAEIELGKLGQEKAQDQAVRAYAEKMVADHTKANEQALALAQQLDMKAPAEPREKDQAEYKKLQDITSGFDKAFMNVMIKGHQEAVNLFDAQTNAKGPSAKFARNLLPELQHHLAEAQAWSGS, encoded by the coding sequence ATGGTAATTGCGAAGTGGTTCGGCGGTATCTGGCTGGGCCTGCTGTTCGCCATCGGTCCCGCGTGGGCCGAAATGAGTGACCGCGAGTTCATGGCCGCGGCGATCCAGATCAATCTCGCGGAGATCGAGCTGGGCAAGCTCGGCCAGGAGAAGGCGCAAGACCAGGCCGTGCGCGCCTATGCCGAAAAAATGGTGGCCGACCACACCAAGGCCAACGAGCAGGCGCTCGCCCTGGCCCAGCAGCTGGACATGAAAGCGCCGGCCGAACCGCGTGAAAAGGATCAGGCGGAGTACAAGAAGCTGCAGGACATCACTTCCGGCTTCGACAAGGCGTTCATGAACGTCATGATCAAGGGGCACCAGGAGGCGGTGAACCTGTTCGATGCCCAGACCAATGCGAAGGGTCCGTCGGCCAAGTTTGCCAGGAACCTGCTGCCGGAGCTGCAGCACCACCTGGCCGAAGCGCAGGCTTGGTCGGGGAGTTGA
- the ccrA gene encoding crotonyl-CoA carboxylase/reductase, with translation MSAVASVVTDAANVNAPKKDLYDVGEIPPLGHVPSKMHAWVIRRDRHGPPEQAMQLEVVPTWEIDSDEVLVLVMAAGVNYNGIWAGLGKPVSTFDVHKHAYHIAGSDASGIVWAVGSKVKRWKVGDEVVIHCNQDDGDDEECNGGDPMFSASQRIWGYETPDGSFAQFCRVQSRQLMPRPQHLTWEEAACYTLTLATAYRMLFGHRPHILRPGHNVLVWGASGGLGSMAIQLCATAGAAAIGVISDEDKRDFVMSLGARGVINRKDFNCWGQMPQVGTEEYATWLKNAREFGKAIWNITGKGVNVDFVFEHPGESTFPVSCFVVKRGGMVVFCAGTTGFNITFDARYVWMHQKRIQGSHFAHLKQAAQANQLVINRRIDPCMSEVFSWLDIPKAHTRMWKNEHRPGNMAVLVSAPRTGLRTFDDVLEASPK, from the coding sequence ATGAGCGCTGTCGCCTCCGTGGTCACCGACGCAGCCAATGTCAATGCGCCGAAGAAGGATCTCTACGACGTTGGCGAAATACCGCCGCTCGGCCACGTGCCGTCCAAGATGCATGCCTGGGTGATCCGGCGCGACCGGCACGGGCCGCCGGAACAGGCCATGCAGCTCGAGGTGGTGCCCACCTGGGAGATCGACAGCGACGAGGTGCTGGTGCTGGTCATGGCCGCCGGGGTCAACTACAACGGCATCTGGGCCGGGCTCGGCAAGCCGGTCTCCACCTTCGACGTCCACAAGCATGCCTACCATATCGCTGGCTCGGATGCCTCGGGCATCGTCTGGGCGGTCGGCTCCAAGGTGAAGCGCTGGAAAGTGGGCGACGAGGTGGTCATCCACTGCAATCAGGACGACGGCGACGACGAGGAATGCAACGGCGGCGACCCGATGTTCTCGGCCTCCCAGCGGATCTGGGGCTACGAGACACCGGACGGCTCCTTCGCCCAGTTCTGCCGCGTGCAGTCGCGCCAGCTCATGCCGCGCCCGCAGCATCTCACCTGGGAAGAGGCCGCCTGCTACACCCTCACCCTGGCCACCGCCTATCGCATGCTGTTCGGCCATCGCCCGCACATCCTGCGCCCAGGGCACAATGTGCTGGTCTGGGGCGCCTCCGGCGGCCTCGGCTCCATGGCCATTCAGCTCTGCGCCACCGCCGGCGCCGCGGCCATCGGGGTCATTTCGGACGAGGACAAGCGCGATTTCGTCATGTCGCTTGGCGCGCGCGGGGTCATCAACCGGAAGGATTTCAATTGCTGGGGGCAGATGCCCCAGGTGGGCACCGAGGAATACGCCACCTGGCTGAAGAACGCGCGCGAATTCGGTAAGGCCATCTGGAACATCACCGGCAAGGGCGTGAATGTCGATTTCGTCTTCGAGCACCCGGGAGAATCGACCTTCCCGGTCTCTTGCTTCGTGGTGAAGCGCGGCGGCATGGTGGTGTTCTGCGCCGGCACCACCGGCTTCAACATCACCTTCGATGCTCGCTATGTCTGGATGCACCAGAAGCGCATCCAGGGCTCGCATTTCGCGCACCTGAAGCAGGCCGCGCAAGCCAACCAGCTGGTCATCAACCGCCGTATCGACCCGTGCATGTCCGAGGTCTTCTCCTGGCTGGACATCCCGAAGGCCCATACCCGCATGTGGAAGAACGAGCACCGGCCGGGCAACATGGCGGTGCTGGTCTCGGCCCCGCGCACCGGCTTGCGCACCTTCGACGACGTTCTGGAGGCTTCCCCCAAGTAA
- a CDS encoding protein meaA — protein MADRFSPPQGRDKPWIFRTYAGHSSASASNALYRKNLEKGQTGLSIAFDLPTQTGYDADHVLARGEVGKVGVPIMHLGDMRRLLDGIPLDKMNTSMTINATAPWLLALYVALADEQGVDRKALSGTTQNDIIKEYLSRGTYVFPPAPSLRLTNDVITWAYREIPKWNPTNVCSYHLQEAGATPVQEVAYALATAQEILDGVKASGTVNDADFPELVGRISFFVNAGLRFLTEICKLRAFAELWDEICRDRYGVADERFRRFRYGVQVNSLGLTEQQPENNVYRILLEMLAVTLSKNARARAVQLPAWNEALGLPRPWDQQWSLRMQQILAFETDLLEFGDIFDGSVEIARKTEEIKQAVREELARVEAMGGAIAAIESGYMKQELVKSNASRVQSIEAGERIVVGVNALTASEPSPLAGSDGGILTVPESTEIEAIESLKAWRAKRDEAAVAAAIAALRAAAQEGRNIMEPSIAAAKAGVTTGEWGETLREVFGQYRAPTGVTGFSVIIPAQERDIARIREKVAEASRRLGEQMKLLVGKPGLDGHSNGAEQVAVRARECGMEVVYDGIRLTPAEIVDSAQRERPHVIGLSVLSGSHVPLVREVMNRLRNAGLGDVPVVVGGIIPAEDVYVLKQCGVRSVYTPKDFALNAIMDEIVELVLNRETEAA, from the coding sequence ATGGCCGACAGGTTTTCGCCCCCACAAGGACGTGACAAGCCCTGGATCTTCCGCACCTATGCCGGGCATTCCTCGGCCAGCGCCTCCAATGCCCTCTATCGGAAAAACCTGGAAAAGGGGCAGACGGGCCTGTCCATCGCCTTCGACCTGCCGACCCAGACCGGCTATGACGCCGACCATGTGCTGGCCCGCGGCGAGGTGGGCAAGGTGGGCGTGCCGATCATGCATCTGGGCGACATGCGGCGGCTGCTGGACGGCATTCCGCTGGACAAGATGAACACGTCCATGACCATCAACGCCACCGCGCCGTGGCTGTTGGCGCTTTATGTGGCACTGGCGGACGAGCAGGGCGTCGACCGCAAGGCCCTCTCGGGCACAACGCAGAACGACATCATCAAGGAATATCTCTCGCGCGGCACCTATGTGTTCCCGCCGGCCCCCTCCTTGAGGCTCACCAACGACGTGATCACCTGGGCCTATCGCGAGATCCCGAAGTGGAACCCGACCAATGTCTGCTCCTACCACCTGCAGGAGGCGGGCGCCACGCCGGTGCAGGAGGTGGCCTATGCCCTGGCCACGGCGCAGGAGATCCTGGATGGGGTGAAGGCTTCCGGCACGGTGAACGATGCCGATTTCCCGGAGCTGGTGGGGCGTATCTCGTTCTTCGTCAATGCGGGTCTCCGGTTCCTGACCGAGATCTGCAAGCTGCGCGCCTTCGCCGAGCTGTGGGACGAGATCTGCCGCGACCGCTATGGGGTTGCGGATGAGCGGTTCCGCCGCTTCCGCTATGGGGTGCAGGTGAACTCGCTGGGGCTGACCGAGCAGCAGCCGGAAAACAATGTCTACCGCATATTGCTGGAGATGCTGGCGGTGACGCTGTCGAAGAATGCGCGGGCCCGGGCGGTGCAGCTGCCGGCCTGGAACGAGGCCCTCGGCCTGCCGCGGCCGTGGGACCAGCAATGGTCGCTGAGAATGCAGCAGATCCTGGCTTTCGAGACCGACCTGCTCGAGTTCGGCGACATATTCGACGGTTCGGTGGAGATCGCCCGCAAGACCGAGGAGATCAAGCAGGCGGTCCGCGAGGAGCTGGCCCGGGTGGAAGCCATGGGCGGGGCGATCGCGGCGATCGAAAGCGGCTACATGAAGCAGGAGCTGGTGAAGTCCAATGCCAGCCGGGTGCAGAGCATCGAGGCCGGGGAGCGGATCGTGGTGGGGGTGAACGCCCTGACCGCCAGCGAGCCTTCGCCGCTGGCCGGCAGCGACGGCGGCATTCTCACGGTGCCGGAATCGACCGAGATCGAGGCGATCGAGAGCCTCAAGGCCTGGCGCGCCAAGCGCGACGAGGCGGCGGTTGCCGCCGCGATCGCCGCGCTGCGGGCGGCTGCTCAGGAGGGCCGCAACATCATGGAGCCCTCCATTGCCGCGGCCAAGGCAGGGGTGACCACCGGCGAGTGGGGCGAGACCTTGCGCGAGGTGTTCGGGCAATATCGCGCGCCGACGGGAGTGACCGGCTTCAGCGTCATCATCCCCGCCCAGGAGCGCGACATCGCCCGCATTCGGGAAAAGGTGGCCGAGGCCTCGCGGCGCCTGGGCGAGCAGATGAAGCTGCTGGTGGGCAAGCCGGGACTGGACGGGCATTCCAACGGCGCCGAGCAGGTGGCGGTGCGCGCCCGGGAATGCGGCATGGAGGTGGTCTATGACGGCATCCGGCTGACGCCCGCCGAGATCGTGGACAGCGCCCAGCGGGAGCGGCCCCATGTGATCGGCCTTTCGGTCCTTTCCGGCAGCCACGTGCCGCTGGTGCGCGAGGTGATGAACCGGCTGCGCAATGCGGGCCTGGGCGATGTGCCGGTGGTGGTGGGCGGCATCATCCCGGCCGAGGACGTCTATGTCCTCAAGCAATGCGGGGTGCGCAGCGTCTATACGCCCAAGGACTTCGCGCTGAACGCGATCATGGACGAGATCGTCGAGCTGGTGCTGAACCGGGAGACGGAAGCGGCCTGA